GTGCTTCCTGGGAACGTCCCCACATCGACGATTCCGACCATGATACCCGCAACGGCCAATGCCGGGACTGCAGCATAGAGAATCATCTGAGACAAGTCGATGAGTGCCCACTGGAAGTACAGCGTCTTGATGTGTTCGCGCGCCGGACCAAACAGAGACAGCGCTGTTTTGAGGTCGTCAAGCAAGCCGTGTTCTTCCTCATTGAGGCTCTCTTCGTATTCGTTCGCGAGACGTTCAACTTGGAAGATTTTCCAGCTATAATTGAAATTCAGTGCGGCGAATAACACATCGAACGAGCCGAACTGCGCACCTTCAAGTTGGTCACGTACCGTGTCAGCGTTCCCGGTGACGCTTTCAGCGAATTCCTCGACCTCTTCTCGGAGGTTCTCGTTATCATTCTTGTCAATAGACTCTCGAAGAGCCGTCGTCCGTTGTGCCGTGATTCCGATGATCTGGCGGAGGAATTCGGATGGGTCGGCAGGACTCGGAGACCCGATTAATTCTTCAGTAAAGTCCCGGACATCCATTGAACTGGACATACGCTCGCGTTGATCGCCGAGCGGGCCGTTCTCTTGGGTGAGGACGAGCTGACCGATCGTGACGACGAGTGTCGTCCCAGTCACGATGACCGTGATCATCGTCGAGAACATCGTGTCGATCATGTCGCCGGACTCGATTTGCCGTGAAAATGGTGGATTGAGGACAGCGACGGCGATGACGAATGCGACGAACACGGCACTGATCAGGACGCTGGAGACGAGAAGGCGGTTCGCGCGCAGCAGCAACCAGAGTTTAATCCGACTCTCGCCTGAGCGCTCACGCATCGTGTTGGCCGTACTGATGTCGGTCTCGTCAGTCATACTGGCTCACTCGATTGGGCAGGTCGCTTGAAAACGAGGTACTTGGTGCCGCCTCCCTCGTAGTCGATCGTCTCCACAAACTCCCAGCCCTCTGCACCGAGTTGATTCAACTCTGCATTCGGATCCTCTGCTTCTTTTTGGGTCTCATCACGCGGTGGGCGAAGCGTCTCGTACTCCCAGCGATTTGCTTCTGATTCGGACATCACTCCTAGTAGGTACTGTAGCCCTCTATACCCCGCTCCACCACCGAAATGGATGGAATATTTCGGCCTTGTCGAAACCCTCGATTGGTGATCGGTTTAAGCGGTCGTGCTGAATACAGAGAACGTAGTCAGCATGGGGCGATTCCGCTCAGGATACGGTGGCGGGATGCCGCTCACTTCACTTGCGTTTCGCCGGGTCTGCAATACATTCGAGGTGTTGGAAACCCAACGGCCACCAAATGCAGTCCATCATTGAGGCTCTCGAACCCAATGTTCCCTACCGCGTGAGAACGCGGCTCGGTCCCTTGATTACCCGACTTGGGCGAACTCTCGGACAGCCCGAGTACCGCCTTCGTGATACCGAATATGTTGGCACCGTCCAGCAGCCGCTGGACGAGTTCACAAAGACACTCCAGAGACACGGGTTCGAGTGGGACCCGCTAGCGTGGTATCACCAGCCGTCAGTTGGGTCGGACCCAAATGGTAGCTGGGCGTATCGACGGGCCTTGCTGGCCGACAGACAGATCCACGTCATCCTCATCGCCCACTCGCCAGAGTATATCGACGTTTTCGCCCACGAGGAGTACAACTGGCTGCGACACCCGCTCAAACACCTCCGGCAGGTCGGCATCAAACGGAAAGCCGGTCGTAACAAAATGCGACAATGGATCGAGAGTCACGGCATAGAAGTCGATGTCAACTCACGTCGACGGCGACGGGTCACAGACGCGGTAAAAGACCTCCGCAAGTACCTTGAGTCCCTCATCCAGTAGCGTGGATTCAATCCATCTATTCGAAGAGGAGTGGCGAGCTACGCCGCACTCGGCGTTTTTTGGAATTAGCCCTCGGTGACTTGGTGTTCGTAGTCGCCGGTTTGTCGATGAGAGATATGCTTGCGGAGTTATCGGACGGACTGCGTCAATCTATGTTGGTGAAGGGCCCATGCGGACTTTTCAGTCGCCCCGTCCAAGGACACGGTATGGACGACACTCAAATCGACGATGTGGACCGGAGCATCCTGCACCAACTCCAACTCAACGCTCGCCAGACCGATACGGAGATCGCCGAGAAGGTGGATGTGACCTCCACGACGGTCCGAAATCGCCTCGACAAACTCGAAGACGGAGGCGTGATCCGGGGCTATCATCCCGAGATCAACTACGAGGAAGCGGGCTACCCCCTCCACGCCATGTTCGTCTGCACGGTCAATCCGAATGAGTTGGAATCGCTAGCCGAACAGATCCTCGACATTCGCGGTGTGGTGACCACCCGGGATTTGCTTGGGGGCGAACGGAATATCCACGTCGAGGTCGTCGCCGGCGCGGTCAGGGAGATCGAAGAGATCCGCAACGAACTGGCGGAGTTGGGCATGACGATCAACAGCTCCGAGATTATCTCTGAGACGCAGGTCCAGTCATGGGACCACTTCTATCCACGGACGGGCCCCGACGCGCGCCAAGACGACGACACCGACGATGGGTCGGTCACCGATCAAGGATAGTCGGGAGATCGCTTGAAAATTTCAAACCTAGTCACGTCTATAGGCCCCTGCTCCACATTTGGATTTTAATATATTCACCGATAGCCGATTTAGGTTGGATTTCCCAAATGTGATAATTATATGGGTAAAAGGGCTTATTCGTTAGCACGTCCTCGCCCCGGTATGTCCGAATCAATTGAGGCGGTAACAATACTTTCAATACATAGTCAGTTCCCGTTCGGCGGTTACCCCTCTCAACCAGTCGGACTTGACAGGACCACCTAATGACAGCTGAGCAACGTAAAGTCGAGACGGTGAGTCTGTTGCAGGACCTCGGGCTGAAGGAGTACGAGGCACGGAGTTTCCTGGCATTGACCCAACTCTCGACGGGGACCGCGAAGGAAATCAGCGATATCTCGGAGGTTCCGCGAACCCGGGTGTACGACGCGGTCCGAGTGCTGGAGTCGAGGGGGCTGGTCGAAGTGCAGCACGGTACCCCTCAGCAGTTTCGCGCGGTCAGCATCGAGGAGGCATCCACGACCTTGCGGCAGCAGTTCGGCACACGGATCGACACCCTTGAGTCACACCTCGAAGCGCTCGATCTCCAGCCGGAGGTCGACGACAGCGACCGAATGCAGGAGGTATGGACGCTGTCCGGCCACGACGGCATCGAGGCCCGGACACACACGCTGCTGGAGGACGCCGAATCGGAGATCGTGCTGCTGATCGTCGAGGAGGAACTTCTGACGGAGGCGTTGTACGAGCGGCTCCGCGACGCGGTCGACCGCGGCGTCGACGTGATCATCGGTGGCGAAACGGATGCAATCATCACCAAGCTCGGTACCGAGATGCCATCCGTGAAGGTGTTCGAAACCGAACTGGACTGGCTCCTGGGCCGGGGAGCGACGACGAGATTGCCATCAGCCGCCTGCTGTTGGTCGACCGCACGACGTTGCTGGTCAGTTCCTTCTACCCGCACGCCGACCACGACGATTCAGGCGAGCAGGCAATCTTCGCCACCGGCCTGGAGAACGGTATCGTCGTCCTCCTTCGCCGGATAATCTCCTCGGGTCTGCTCCCCGTGGCGACCCCGGCGAGGTAGCCAGTCAGCGGTTCCCGGGCCAGACTGCACGAACAGCGTGATGACTACAGGCTCTCTAGTCAGCACGGCCTCAGCGAACCGTCAGCGATTGAGAATTCCAACAGAGCCGCTTTGATTGCATTCAATGGGGGCGTCACAAAAATACTCGCAGGCAATTTATTTCAACCTGATTTGATTGAACCATCCGGTAAGTGGATGTGCGTACTGTTCGATGTTCTCCAGTACTAACACTCAGATTACGCCGCTACCATCACTGCTTATGGAGCGAGGAGGTGTCTCTCCCTTATGACCGATTCGGGTAGCGACGAGTTCGACCCAACAGCACCAGATCACCGGGAGATCGGCCGCAAAATGGTTGACGACAGTACGGGACTCGGTTCGGTGATGGCCCACGCCTATCGCGGAGAGATAGACCGAGTGGGGACGTGGCGGCAGCGCCTCGACGAGACGACGAAGTGGGCGGTGACGCTGATGGCAGCAATCTTGACGTGGGCGTTTTCGAGTACCGATAACCCACACTATATCTTGCTGATCGGGATCGTTGTCGTCACCATCTTTCTGGGCATCGAAGCACGGCGGTACCGGGACTACGATGTCTTTCGCTCTCGTGCTCGAGTCATCCAAGAGAACCTGTTCGCAAACGCCCTCGATCCGTCCCAAGGCACTGAAAGTCACGACTGGCGAGCAGAACTGAGCAGGGACTATCGCAGGCCGACGCTGAAAGTCTCGTTCCACGAAGCACTCGCAAACCGGCTCCGGCGTGTGTACCTTGCTCTGCTCAGTGTTCTATTGGTCGCGTGGGTCTCCAGGATTACAGCGTTCGCGCCGCGCCAAGACTGGCTGACAACCGCTGGAATCGCCCGTATCCCCGGGATTGCTGTGGTTGCCATTGTGGGTGTGTTCTACGTCGTACTGCTGGGCGTCACCTTCTGGCCCCACGAGCGCCATGCCAAGGGAGAATTCCGTGAAGGGGACCCGGACGACTGGAAAGAGAACCAATAAATCCGTTCTCTGTACTGAGCGATTGGGCAACCCTCTGAATGGGCGTCGATCTGTGCTGCATTCGCGCCCTGTATTCAGCAGAAACTGAACGATCTACCGATCTTCTGTCACGAACGGCATGCTGAATACAGAGGATGAGTTTAGCACGACAGGTTCGTTTGTTTCATTCCGATATCAATGAAACAGCTGTTCAGTAGACGATCTGTACTGAGCGATCACCACCTTCGCAAATCGAACTGGATCTCGTGCGACATTCGCGCCCTGTATCTTGCAGAGACTCAACGAGTTACCGAACTGTTGTCAGAGGCGGCTTGCAACATTCAGAGGCTAAATGCAGCACGAGGATTGTTCGGGTCAAGCACTTAGAAGAAAACGGGCGGCGAGTAACACTGCGAATTGACCCTGGAATAATCGATTGTCCCGCCGGAGAAGAGTGGTACGGAGAACGACGACGCCGACGGTTACCCCCCAATAATAAACTCAAGATCAACGAAGGGTGCAGCGACCAGAATTAGTAATACGAGAATCCCCGCGAAGCGGAGTACGCCCGCCGCCTGTCGCCGGCTCTCGGGGAGGGACTCGGCGATACCGGACAGCGCAGTTCCGACGACGATAAATAGTAACCACCGGGTTGCGCCAGCGTCGCCGACGCTCCAGGCATACACGAACATGCACAAGAAGGTGAGCGACACGCCGAATTGAAAGAGTGCGAGGGGGCGACCTTGTGGCTCGTTGAACAGCACTTCGGTGATATAGGAGAGCATAAGCGACGTTCCTGCTCAAGATACAAAATGATGTCTCGACGCACTCCTGGTAGAACGTCTGTCTCCCGGGCTTCGCGACTCGTCCGCCGGAGACTGGACATGACACCATGCGAGATTCGCGCCCTGTATTCAGCAGAGACTGAACGTTCTACTCAGATTCTGTCAGAATATGCCTGCTGAATATAGAGGATGAGTTCAGCACGACGGCATCGTTTGTTTCATCCCGAAGTCAATGAATCAGCTGATCAGTAGATATGCAAGTCTAACGGCTACAAAAACCTACAACTACGCTCGAATAGTGTTATCCATGGGTAATTTCACAACGGGGCTTGGCCCGAATATGGCGGTCGTTACGTCATTGGTCCTCCTGTTCGCACTCTACTTCGCTAAACAACTTTTCGAGTGGGTCAGGAAACATCACTAATGAAACGCCCGTCTCCACAGAGCGATTCGTAGTTCCTCTGCACTGAGCGATCACCACCTTCGCAAATCGAGCCATATCTCGTGCGACATTCGCGCGCTGTATTCAGCACGGTCGCTACGATCTATCATCGATTGAGGGTTTCAACAAGGCCGTTCCGTTATGTTCGGCCTGGCGTTGGAGTTTCGTCGCTTCAGTATCCCCGCCCACGGAAACCAGCCCCGCCGTGTCCTCGTGCCCCTGACGGCGCCGCTTCTCGCGTGTCCCGTCAGCCGTCGCCGCGCGCGGCCTCGAACGCCGCGATTGCGCGATCGCGGTACTCGCCGAGTTCGACGATGGGAGCGGGGTAGTCGGGCGCAATGGCGGCGCGTGTCTCGTCATCCAGCGTGGGCCACTCGTGGATGGCGTCGGTCGGTGCGTCCCGGAGTTCGGGGACGTGTTCCCTGACGTACTCGCCGTCCGGGTCGTACTTCTCGGCCTGGGTCGTGGGGTCGAGGAGGCGGAAATACGGCTGGGCGTTCGCTCCCGTCGAGGCAGCCCACTGCCAGCCGCCGGCGGCGTGGGCGGTGTCGTGGTCCGCAAGCTTTCGACGGTACCAGTCGTACCCCTCGCGCCAGTCTATCAGCAGGTCCTTCGTGAGGAACGAGGCGGTCACCATCCGGACGCGATTGTGAACCCACGCGTCGGCGCGCAACTGCCGCATCCCGGCGTCGACGAGCGGATATCCCGTCTCGCCGTCCTTCCACGCCCGGAGCCCCTCAGGATCGTCGCGCCACTGGATTTCGTTCGGGTACTCGCGGT
The nucleotide sequence above comes from Halosolutus halophilus. Encoded proteins:
- a CDS encoding DUF4177 domain-containing protein produces the protein MSESEANRWEYETLRPPRDETQKEAEDPNAELNQLGAEGWEFVETIDYEGGGTKYLVFKRPAQSSEPV
- a CDS encoding Lrp/AsnC family transcriptional regulator produces the protein MDDTQIDDVDRSILHQLQLNARQTDTEIAEKVDVTSTTVRNRLDKLEDGGVIRGYHPEINYEEAGYPLHAMFVCTVNPNELESLAEQILDIRGVVTTRDLLGGERNIHVEVVAGAVREIEEIRNELAELGMTINSSEIISETQVQSWDHFYPRTGPDARQDDDTDDGSVTDQG
- a CDS encoding DUF2270 domain-containing protein, which produces MTDSGSDEFDPTAPDHREIGRKMVDDSTGLGSVMAHAYRGEIDRVGTWRQRLDETTKWAVTLMAAILTWAFSSTDNPHYILLIGIVVVTIFLGIEARRYRDYDVFRSRARVIQENLFANALDPSQGTESHDWRAELSRDYRRPTLKVSFHEALANRLRRVYLALLSVLLVAWVSRITAFAPRQDWLTTAGIARIPGIAVVAIVGVFYVVLLGVTFWPHERHAKGEFREGDPDDWKENQ